The nucleotide sequence AGCAGAAATCATCGGGGGGACGGGAGAAGATGTTTTGGATGGCAAAGCACGCATCATAGACAACACAGGCCAAGACGTCACCGAAGAATTTTTGATGGGGGCGAACCAAGCGCTGAAGCTGGCGAAAACGGTTGGAGCCACATCTGCCATTTTAAAAGAAAACAGCCCGTCCTGTGGAAGCTCCTTTGTTTACGATGGCAGCTTTTCCGGGAAAAAAGTGCCGGGTGTCGGGCTGACGGCGGCGCTGTTTCGCAGAAACGGGATTGAGGTAACATCTGAGTCTATAGTATCCAATGAATAACAAGGGGGGACGCGATGGATAGCGTCCCTCTTTTTACAACTCCTTCAACAACCTCTCCAGCTTCTTCTGTTGATCCTTCCGTTTCTTTTTCGCGATCCGGTCTTCTTCTTGCAGGGCCTTGACAAGAGAGAAGCACATCAGGACCATGATGACGGTAAAAGGC is from Brevibacillus brevis and encodes:
- a CDS encoding DUF523 domain-containing protein; this encodes MKVISACLIGCECRYDQKSCLDQELEQLLREGKAIPVCPEQLGGLPTPRPPAEIIGGTGEDVLDGKARIIDNTGQDVTEEFLMGANQALKLAKTVGATSAILKENSPSCGSSFVYDGSFSGKKVPGVGLTAALFRRNGIEVTSESIVSNE